The genomic segment aaaaatgacatgcCGTCCTATTTACGTCCACGTTCACGTTTGTGTCATAACGGAaatagaactacttcctgcttttaaGTCTAAGAATCATAGGCAATGGAGTGCGGCCAGACTGAACACGAGCCGAACATTTCttcatttgttattatttaaccGGTCAATTCCTATCGGAGCACACAGCCAAAAGTGAAGGCCCGCCCACAAAAAGTGAGAGAAAATCAACCCTTATTTGTGTCTGAAAAATCGCTAAATCAAGCAACAAAGTAATATGGAAACACTGGGCGGCAGAACTGTCCTAAGAGGAATATGAAATTTGATTGGTTGCTGGCGTTCACGTGGCGCAGTGATAAACCAGCAAAGCACTCGGCTCTATTTTGCTCATTGAAGGCAGCTGAAAACAAACATAGGCCTACATGTCTGTTTACCCCATTTGTGTTCATCCACAAGGCAGAGAGAAGCAGAGGGaggaaaacatattttccaGGACAATGCAAGCTTTCCAGGACATTTGACTTCCCGCTCATTTTCCAGGTGTTTTCAATGACTGTAGAATtggtaaatcttttttttttccaggacaCGTGGGAactcagatttaaaaaatgatcaatGTTTGAGATGCATATTAGCATCtttgaacacaaacaatacATTATAAATGTAACTAgagtaataaaaagaaaagtgtgcaagtgtgaaatacatatattgtatGCAATACAATCCCAGCGATGGTGTAGATCTACAATAACAAATCAACGTTCATCTTAGATGAGGGCTGCCTTACACGGGACTGATGAACTATCAGGCACATATTCAACACAgacacatttgcatatttacatttatatattcaCCTTTTTGGAATGAGTTTGATTttaaagtttggacaccacttcCCTTTCAATCGCATGAACTGCACTGTCTGGGTGTCATGATAATTAAGTGAAAGCAATGAAACACCCATAATATCAGGATCCAATATAACTGCCAATTGGGATAATAACATGTATTGTGACTCACATGTTTGCACTTGAcagtcataaaaatattttttcctgtgacaaaataaaagtgccaGTCATGGATTTCAGTGTGACTCTTTTCTTGTTGGGATTATAAAAGGATTAGTGTATAAATCACTTGCATATGACAGCATGTCTCtgcagtgttttattttttaatgtggggGGCATCCAAAACCTTTTGAGAAAAAAGTGGATGAATGTTCCCGTCAACAAATGTTATTTACGAGAAAACTAATGCTCGCATGTAGTTGTCTATGTGTATGTGTACAGGTATGAATTCACCTCGATTGGGGATCCAAGTACAACGAGAAGATGTATGCTGGCCAAAGACATGGTGGTGCCGGACGATGGGGCATCGGAGGCCTTGCAGGTGGTGTGCTCCTGATGGGGATGTTCGTCCTCTGCTGGGAGCCGATTTGGACGGCCACCATTGGACGAACGCTGGGAAACGTGGGGCGGTTTCGGTTATGGTGGAGAAACGCCGCTGACAACCGCACCCAGGAAGACTTTACTTGTCCAGGCGGGCAACCTTGCCTGGTTGCCAACGTAAGTAGTAATTGTCTGCTCCAGGTGTGTCGGAAGTGCTTCAGTGGACAAGACATTCCAGTGATAGCCAAAGGGTGCCAACTGACGGTGAAAGCCACGTGTTCTTTATGTGAGTATGAtaggaaaaaaaggaattgcACCAAGAACAGCAATGGCACTGACTGGACAATCACAGTGAGCCAAGACACGTGGATAGCCAATGGTTCTGAAATCACGGGAGGATCCACGGTCGGGTATGTCATTTGGGTATCCCCTAATACTACAACCACCAATGTCACAACCCACGTTGTTCCTATCGTGCCAACCTGTATGAAGATGGCACATGGACTGATTCGAACTGAGGTGCGTTGGACAATCAAGTTCTCTATCTTACCAGAGTGTCATCGTGCTCGACGGGCGTGGTATGACACTCTTCTGGGGAGGACAGGAACGTTGCTGGGATCCGCCAACCTGATTGACAACCAGATTACTACAAGCAAGCTACACTACACTGGACAATATACACATGATGCATTAGTAAAAGTGGCACAGTGGTTGCCAACTGCGGTGCAAGTTCAAGCACAGAATGTATTACTTTGGGAAAAACAAGTGCAGTTTCAAGAAAAAGTAAACAACTCCACTGGTGAGGTATTGCAAAATATGACTGATTGGATGAATTGGACTGCGTGTTCATGCAATACATACATGCCAAAAGACAAAGAAATCGATTTAAAGCAATTGtaataacaaataattattACGAATGGCAAAGGATATGGAATATTACTACTAATGTTTGGTTATACTTACAGGCAGACAAAAGTCTGCATGCTAAATCAGGGGTACACCAATCCATGCctgaaagagaaaaatgcaATGTGTGACTGGGATTATGAGGTGCCCCGAGATGTGCTATATCAGGTAGGGCCACATACCTTATGTGTAGCTGCAAACCGGTCGCATCCCCAGTTGCCGAAAGTACCATTCTCTGGCTGCCTCAAGGATGTCTATCTGTGGACATGGAACAATCACACTTATCGGTTAACTAATTTCACTGATGCCACAGCTCTCACCTTGATCCAGTAGGAGGTGTTGCATGACAACCATTTGGGTATCTCCTTGAAGGAGTACAGTTGCGCACTGAGCGAATCTAAGGAGCTAAAACAGATGGTGAAAGAACACCGTCATAACATTGCTAAATTACAGATAATGACAGTGGTATCCGGGGAACAGGTACTTGCAGTGGCAAAGACGGTAGAACAATCATCAGCGTCGCACTGGTAAAATATATTCACAGGATTATCACCCTTTGCACGAAAAGTAATGACTCCTCCATTGATTGTACTTATTGTGGTATTATGTGCGATATCTTTACTGTTGAGAAtcttctgcctagatttagtcataactgttttaatttacttatttcctcagttaTGATACCGCTCTTCAAGATAGCATAAGAATGAGAGGAGTCAGCTGAAAAAGACACACTAGcaagaggaactgcagccatttgtctgtaaacttgtttgtgtccagaatattctgtaaaaagaAATCCTttgaaggacctgttcaccgttctccagtctgtattcagaaaatcaacattctctcaacccaaacaacaacgaacacgcggaagacaaagagtgTCATTCCAACATTActcaatgtactgtatgtacttaCCTCTATGTGAAACGGGTAAAACGCGCCATGGATGACAAATTAACTACAACCCTTTTGGAATGAGGGGACGATATTTTGAAATAACATGTATGGATAATATCTATGGGAAACAATCACTTTACATACTGGTCAATTATGAGAGGATCATCAAACGACAAAACTATAACAGGGGTATGGGTCTATAATGGACGGATTTTAATTTGGACGAATGTGCCAGGATCTGCAAATATTAAGAGGTTTCATGAGTCCAGGGGGggaatgaatggaaaataaccatggtttgatatgtcctcatgtaacctcttatataaggctgAACTGTTGGTGGAATCGAGCCTGAGAACTCTTACCTTGTTTATACTGCAGTCCTCCCtgtttcgaaaacatgttttcgaggcagGACACCTGCAGTCCTCCCTACCTCAGAGACATGTTTTCGAAGCAGGACACGACTCATAGAAAGGGTGCCTGGGCGAGGGCTTGGCccgcccggtttctcacgctcacccctttttgttaacgaatataAGACGGAGCagcacacggtgtgggtagagtcatctgagggaagcgtacgttcgcccagccgttaagcagctcgttctacccggaccgtcggctctccggtctagtgtcaaggtaagcgctgatgatgattatattatgctgcttagcgttgaagtgtgttgattgctgtttgcggggaataaagggcacatttgttctagcacagtacatcagtctctgtgtattcattgctgccgccgatcactcacgatcctgcataaaaatacaaaagtgaagtagtgttttccacaaaacaggggcgtcaggcaattaaaatgttttaattgtaattaatcacatgacttcactagttaactaacgattaataacaaattgtctatctgttctgaatgtacaataataataaaaattctaggttttcatactcttgttagcaaaagtggtaaaaaaatgttaaactaatagaaatagttcaaataatttttgacatctatagccgtcaatggcagtgaatgagttgaacacAACACTATGAGGTAGATAAGTGCTAATGAAATAATGTCCATttctaaattatatatatttttgaaattgtgtGTGTTACCTTGTGATTGAGTTGAGTGGCGCCCTGCAACGACGCTCCCGTCTATCTGGAGCAGAACTCAAAAAGACCTGGAAAGACAGGACTgagacacacaaacaacacaacacCTCGGTCATTCAATAACTCCATtgctcaaataataataataataataataataataataataataataataataataataataatacaaacagtTTCATATCGAAGCTAGCTCTGTACTAATGAAGAAGCATAGATATTTGTTTTGTAACAgacttttaaaattcaaaatacttATTCAAAGCATGTACTTAGGtgaaagtaaaaagtacagactctGAAATCAATGTACTTCAGGTCAGCAGTTGAAGTTGTAAAGAGTGACTTGCGTGACCTCTGGCTTGTCAAGGGATGGCGTTACAGCTACACTAACACTAAGAGGTGCTACAGCCCCGCCAGAAATATATCCCCATAAAGACCCTCTggcattttatttgactttctAAAATGCACAGGTATTTATAAATGATCTTGCTTCTCCAAATCTGTTACTGTCGTCGATTGTACTCTCCGTTACACGTTTGTTCCTTATGCGGCTGTCGCTGGTTCTGCCCAAGTCCCCAAGATTTCAATCAATGAAGTAAGTTCTCAAATGTGGT from the Vanacampus margaritifer isolate UIUO_Vmar chromosome 10, RoL_Vmar_1.0, whole genome shotgun sequence genome contains:
- the LOC144059247 gene encoding uncharacterized protein LOC144059247, with translation MYAGQRHGGAGRWGIGGLAGGVLLMGMFVLCWEPIWTATIGRTLGNVGRFRLWWRNAADNRTQEDFTCPGGQPCLVANVSSNCLLQVCRKCFSGQDIPVIAKGCQLTVKATCSLCEYDRKKRNCTKNSNGTDWTITVSQDTWIANGSEITGGSTVGYVIWVSPNTTTTNVTTHVVPIVPTCMKMAHGLIRTEVRWTIKFSILPECHRARRAWYDTLLGRTGTLLGSANLIDNQITTSKLHYTGQYTHDALVKVAQWLPTAVQVQAQNVLLWEKQVQFQEKVNNSTGEVLQNMTDWMNWTACSCNTYMPKDKEIDLKQL